The Actinomycetota bacterium genome contains a region encoding:
- a CDS encoding ABC transporter permease, with translation MLDHGSQFWSNGATHARLVGTALVLAVPVAVAVGVLASSRPRLAGVALAVAGVIITIPSFALFGLLIAPLGLGFRPAVATLALYALLPVLRNTIVGLAEVPADVVEAARGMGMTGRQALWRVRLPLALPVIIAGVRVATVMIVGITTIAALITAGGLGTFIFDGLRSGDRTEILAGTVTIVALALAFDGCLAVVERFLRRHAPRESRTAPLRVAA, from the coding sequence ATCCTCGACCACGGCTCGCAATTCTGGAGCAACGGGGCCACCCACGCACGGTTGGTCGGGACCGCGCTCGTGCTCGCGGTGCCCGTGGCGGTCGCAGTGGGGGTGCTGGCGTCGAGCCGGCCTCGGTTGGCCGGCGTCGCGCTCGCGGTCGCCGGCGTGATCATCACCATCCCGAGCTTCGCCCTCTTCGGCCTCCTCATCGCACCGCTGGGCCTGGGTTTTCGCCCTGCGGTCGCGACGCTCGCGCTGTACGCGCTGCTCCCCGTGCTGCGCAACACCATCGTGGGCCTGGCCGAGGTCCCGGCCGACGTGGTGGAGGCGGCGCGTGGGATGGGCATGACCGGGCGCCAGGCGCTCTGGCGGGTGCGTCTGCCACTCGCGCTCCCGGTGATCATCGCCGGTGTCCGGGTGGCGACGGTGATGATCGTCGGCATCACCACCATCGCCGCGTTGATCACCGCCGGGGGCCTGGGCACGTTCATCTTCGACGGGCTGCGCTCGGGGGATCGCACCGAGATCCTGGCGGGGACGGTGACGATCGTCGCGCTCGCGCTCGCGTTCGACGGCTGCCTCGCGGTCGTCGAGCGCTTCCTGCGGAGGCATGCGCCCCGCGAGAGCCGCACCGCGCCCCTTCGGGTGGCGGCGTGA
- a CDS encoding succinyldiaminopimelate transaminase: protein MSDGFRPPPYPYERLDRLKPLADTHEGGLVDLSIGTPCDPPADAVRRAVADSGTERGYPPSIGTPAFREAACSWMARRLDVHVDPSGVAACIGTKEFVGTLPSWLKLRTPARDTVLHPAIAYPTYEMGALLAGCRSVPVAVDDQWRLRLDTVAAADAARALCLWVNSPGNPTGAIDDLAAAATWGRAHDVPVFSDECYVEYTWEGPRRTILEHGLDGVVAVHSLSKRSNLAGVRAGFYAGDPELVTYLAEVRKHVGMMVPGPVQAAATVALDDDRHVEEQRARYRERIDLMIGVLDAIGVKAPAPGGTFYLWVEAPEGDAWGFTERLLREGGALVAPGDLYGVAGAGHVRIALVQPTDRLEVVGRRLTA, encoded by the coding sequence ATGAGCGACGGCTTTCGCCCGCCGCCCTACCCCTACGAGCGCCTCGACCGGCTCAAGCCACTGGCCGACACGCACGAGGGGGGCCTGGTCGACCTCTCGATCGGCACACCGTGCGACCCGCCCGCAGACGCGGTCCGCCGCGCCGTCGCCGACTCCGGCACCGAACGCGGCTACCCGCCGTCGATCGGCACCCCTGCCTTCCGCGAGGCCGCGTGCAGTTGGATGGCCCGGCGACTCGACGTGCACGTGGATCCCAGTGGTGTCGCCGCATGCATCGGCACCAAGGAGTTCGTGGGCACGCTGCCGAGTTGGTTGAAGCTGCGCACGCCGGCGCGCGACACCGTCCTCCACCCCGCGATCGCGTATCCGACCTACGAGATGGGCGCGTTGCTCGCCGGGTGCCGGTCGGTCCCGGTGGCGGTCGACGACCAGTGGCGCCTCCGCCTCGACACCGTCGCGGCTGCCGACGCGGCGCGCGCCCTCTGCCTCTGGGTCAACTCGCCGGGCAACCCGACGGGCGCGATCGACGATCTCGCTGCCGCGGCCACGTGGGGCCGGGCGCACGACGTTCCCGTCTTCAGCGACGAGTGCTATGTGGAGTACACGTGGGAAGGGCCTCGTCGCACCATCCTCGAGCACGGGCTGGACGGCGTGGTGGCGGTGCACTCACTGTCCAAGCGCTCCAACCTCGCCGGTGTGCGCGCCGGCTTCTACGCCGGCGACCCGGAGCTGGTCACCTACCTGGCCGAGGTCCGCAAGCACGTGGGCATGATGGTGCCGGGACCGGTGCAGGCCGCGGCGACCGTCGCGCTGGACGACGACCGCCACGTCGAGGAGCAACGGGCGCGCTACCGCGAGCGCATCGACCTGATGATCGGCGTGCTCGACGCGATCGGCGTGAAGGCCCCGGCACCCGGCGGCACGTTCTACCTGTGGGTCGAGGCGCCCGAAGGCGACGCCTGGGGGTTCACCGAGCGTCTCCTCCGCGAGGGGGGCGCGCTCGTGGCCCCCGGCGACCTGTACGGCGTCGCCGGTGCGGGCCACGTGCGCATCGCCCTCGTGCAACCCACCGACCGACTCGAGGTGGTGGGGCGGCGCCTCACCGCCTGA